A genomic segment from Flavobacterium sp. 9R encodes:
- a CDS encoding type II toxin-antitoxin system HigB family toxin, with translation MRVIAKKILRDFWESHADCEQQLMAWFQEASKAEWKNPNEIKQEYPSASILNDNRVVFNIKGNNYRLIVKINYDYQMIWIRFIGTHSEYDKINANEI, from the coding sequence TTGAGAGTAATTGCCAAAAAAATATTGAGAGATTTTTGGGAATCCCATGCAGATTGTGAACAACAATTAATGGCATGGTTTCAAGAGGCAAGTAAAGCTGAATGGAAAAATCCAAATGAGATAAAGCAAGAATACCCAAGCGCAAGTATTTTGAATGATAATCGAGTTGTTTTCAACATAAAAGGGAACAATTATAGATTGATAGTCAAAATAAATTATGATTATCAAATGATTTGGATTCGTTTTATTGGGACACATTCAGAGTATGACAAAATTAACGCTAACGAAATTTAA
- a CDS encoding GAF domain-containing protein gives MKSITLKESPFKTLISFHKLIESLEEIAQSDVDYRSNYAKALLKEIEAFPQFRDGIEDLSLIQDNEALVRNLLADLFPTALTHNEIKAVAIPFQNLTFNYTERFKKILQHQGFTPEFSIRNVDDDQLYIMNCALILNEFYGQKINFNQPLFFDIQDQNGIMNHYRILYNADFVEIIPTEKSLTLTQEEVHELLDNYDNIDLWKAKFPKESWILKGFGIVSLYDATTESAISNLKSNLLKSEIEKAEYVDEFETIFRSVFRIPELRVGFILYNQEENTFVKPPYSDETLSSYLLFNEQELSCSDSLFSCCFEEAIAEKKSLIIADVDQYLLQTENKVLCEHLLSQGIKSAVFSPVIKNNVLLGVIELVAPTARVLNSLNAEKLDLIIPYLVDTIERHNTDILHQVEAVIQREYTAIHPSVYWKFRKEAYKYIQTNSFNKEYIFKEIVFKEVFPLYGQIDIKGSSVHRNEVVKEDLKNQLKTLLDIFSNQKSNQHLLLLEQRQFELQSFYNELDAPLKADSEQLIQNYIENEIHPILRNTKMDFDTEKVENSYFASLDPKTGLFYHARKKFDNAMSIINKKLAAVLDKKQVEAQQIYPHYYERFKTDGVEHNLYIGTSIAPTRSFDMMYLHNLRLWQLQTLCEMELEHHQLKATLPYELDVTSLILVFSAPLSIRFRMDEKRFDVDGTYNARYEVVKKRIDKAHIKGTQERITQKEKITIVYSHNNEEQEYLKYIKYLQFKNILEPTVEQFEIEDLQGVSGLRALRVKVKNTTESDTPTKTYTYQELLDEIK, from the coding sequence ATGAAAAGCATTACACTCAAAGAAAGTCCTTTCAAAACGCTCATTTCGTTTCATAAACTCATCGAATCTTTAGAAGAAATTGCACAATCCGATGTGGACTACCGTTCCAACTATGCCAAAGCCTTACTCAAAGAAATCGAAGCTTTTCCTCAATTTAGAGACGGAATCGAGGATTTAAGCCTAATACAAGACAACGAAGCCTTAGTACGCAATTTACTCGCCGACTTGTTTCCTACCGCTTTAACCCACAACGAAATCAAAGCGGTGGCCATTCCTTTTCAAAATCTGACCTTCAATTATACCGAACGTTTCAAAAAAATACTCCAGCACCAAGGATTTACGCCCGAATTCTCGATAAGAAATGTAGACGATGACCAATTGTATATTATGAATTGTGCCTTGATTCTGAATGAATTCTACGGTCAAAAAATCAATTTCAACCAACCTTTGTTTTTTGATATCCAAGACCAAAACGGTATTATGAATCATTATCGCATTTTGTACAATGCCGATTTTGTCGAAATCATTCCTACCGAGAAATCCTTGACTTTAACCCAAGAAGAAGTGCACGAATTGCTCGATAATTATGACAATATCGACCTTTGGAAAGCCAAATTCCCTAAAGAAAGCTGGATTCTCAAAGGCTTTGGAATTGTGTCTTTGTATGATGCCACGACCGAAAGCGCCATTTCGAATTTAAAAAGTAACCTTTTGAAGTCCGAAATCGAAAAGGCTGAATATGTTGATGAATTTGAAACCATTTTCCGTTCCGTGTTTCGAATTCCTGAGCTAAGAGTGGGATTCATTTTGTACAATCAAGAAGAAAACACCTTTGTCAAACCGCCATATTCTGATGAGACCTTGTCGAGCTATTTGCTGTTTAACGAGCAAGAATTGAGTTGTTCCGACTCGCTGTTTAGCTGTTGTTTCGAAGAAGCCATCGCAGAAAAAAAATCGCTTATCATTGCTGATGTAGACCAATATTTACTGCAAACAGAAAATAAAGTCTTGTGTGAACATTTGCTTTCGCAAGGCATCAAAAGTGCCGTGTTTTCGCCTGTCATCAAAAACAATGTGTTACTGGGGGTAATTGAACTCGTGGCACCAACGGCTAGAGTGCTCAACAGCCTCAATGCCGAAAAACTCGATTTGATTATTCCTTATTTAGTCGACACTATAGAACGTCACAATACCGATATTTTGCATCAGGTCGAAGCGGTGATTCAACGTGAGTATACCGCCATTCACCCTAGCGTGTATTGGAAATTCCGTAAAGAAGCTTACAAATACATTCAAACCAACAGTTTCAATAAAGAGTACATTTTCAAGGAAATTGTCTTCAAAGAAGTGTTTCCGTTGTACGGTCAAATCGACATCAAAGGCTCTTCCGTTCACCGTAACGAAGTCGTCAAAGAAGATTTGAAAAACCAATTAAAAACCTTGTTGGACATTTTTTCGAACCAAAAATCCAATCAGCATTTGTTGTTGCTTGAGCAACGCCAATTCGAATTGCAGTCGTTCTACAACGAACTCGACGCACCGCTCAAAGCCGACTCCGAGCAACTGATTCAGAATTACATCGAAAACGAAATTCACCCCATTTTGAGAAACACCAAAATGGATTTTGATACCGAAAAAGTAGAAAACAGCTATTTTGCGAGTTTGGACCCCAAAACGGGATTGTTTTACCACGCCCGCAAAAAGTTCGATAACGCTATGTCGATTATCAACAAAAAACTGGCTGCTGTCCTCGACAAAAAACAAGTCGAAGCACAACAAATTTACCCGCATTACTACGAACGCTTCAAAACCGATGGCGTAGAACACAACCTCTACATAGGCACCAGCATTGCGCCCACCCGAAGTTTCGATATGATGTATTTGCACAATTTGCGTCTTTGGCAGTTGCAAACCCTTTGCGAAATGGAGTTGGAACACCATCAGCTCAAAGCCACTTTGCCGTATGAACTCGACGTCACCTCGCTGATTTTGGTCTTTAGCGCCCCGCTTTCGATTCGTTTTCGCATGGACGAAAAACGTTTTGATGTAGACGGCACCTACAATGCCCGTTACGAAGTGGTCAAAAAACGCATCGACAAAGCCCACATCAAAGGCACCCAAGAGCGCATCACCCAAAAAGAAAAAATCACCATAGTGTACTCGCACAACAACGAAGAGCAAGAGTACCTCAAATACATCAAGTACCTACAATTCAAGAACATCCTTGAGCCAACCGTAGAGCAATTCGAAATCGAGGATTTACAAGGCGTTTCGGGTTTGCGCGCCCTACGCGTCAAGGTCAAAAACACCACCGAGAGCGACACTCCCACCAAAACCTATACCTACCAAGAGCTACTCGACGAAATCAAGTAA
- a CDS encoding DUF3784 domain-containing protein, with amino-acid sequence MIGIAILFIILGLLIKYGKMYFLIAGYNTMSKEEKEKIDIKGIATLFRNVLFGMALIIIIGYFVAKSFENSTIESIAFFTAVVIGVPYLLIASNSKKYKIRP; translated from the coding sequence ATGATTGGAATAGCGATACTTTTTATAATTCTTGGCCTCTTAATTAAATACGGAAAAATGTATTTTTTAATTGCGGGCTATAACACTATGTCAAAAGAAGAAAAAGAAAAGATTGACATCAAAGGAATTGCCACTTTATTTAGAAATGTGCTGTTTGGAATGGCTTTAATAATTATAATTGGGTATTTCGTTGCAAAAAGCTTTGAAAATTCAACTATTGAAAGCATTGCGTTTTTTACTGCAGTTGTAATCGGTGTACCTTATTTATTGATTGCATCAAATTCAAAAAAATATAAAATTCGTCCCTAA